A stretch of the Symmachiella macrocystis genome encodes the following:
- a CDS encoding bi-domain-containing oxidoreductase codes for MQQLLQNINKGQLTVTEVPAPVARRGEVLIANACSLVSAGTERAAIGLGKKSLLGKARARPDHVRRVLEKVCNEGFSSTVRQVRAKLDEPMSMGYSSAGVVIACGEGVQAFRPGDRVASNGPHAEIVSVPENLCARIVGETGFDHASFAVLGAIALQGVRLSRLVLGETAFVVGLGLVGQLTVALLRAAGCRVIGTDPEASKCELAKQMGCEIALPNVSGEDVEAATGGLGADAVLITASTASNGPVNLAAAAVRQKGRVVAVGAVGLELDRRPFYFKEAEFVVSCSYGPGRYDPDYEDRNRDYPAAYVRWTEQRNMQAVLDLMGNGRLDVSSLISHRFPIERAGDAYDLIESGAEPYVGILLEYPQHKNSEPRRRVELRSPSRNGKLPIGVLGAGNFARTVLLPALQKCKQLEPAVLCSAGGVSAQSAGKRFCFATATTDAEAIFEDERLKAVLCITPHDQHAEQVIRAIRSNKHVFVEKPLCLTEQDLLDIEETLADTVDAPPIVAVGFNRRFAPAVTQIKEFFTHVDAPLTVSVRFNAGPLPADHWSQDEETAGGRIIGEACHAIDLATFLTGSPPVRVFAEAIGGPTAPQVRDDQCFITLRHANGSISNVAYLSGGDRSFPKERVEVFGSGQIAVLDDFRSVTTCKGGRTRRQKFSGQDKGHVAQIQAFAAAISGTATPPIPWEDIRAVSLASILAVQSLREGVPFDVI; via the coding sequence ATGCAACAACTCCTACAAAACATTAACAAAGGCCAACTAACCGTCACCGAAGTCCCCGCCCCCGTGGCGCGGCGGGGAGAGGTGTTGATCGCCAATGCTTGTTCGCTTGTTTCCGCAGGCACTGAACGGGCGGCAATTGGGTTGGGGAAGAAGTCTTTGCTGGGTAAGGCGCGGGCGCGGCCGGATCATGTGCGGCGGGTTTTGGAGAAGGTTTGTAATGAGGGCTTTAGCAGCACGGTTCGCCAGGTGCGGGCGAAGTTGGATGAGCCGATGAGTATGGGGTATAGCTCTGCTGGTGTGGTGATTGCTTGCGGCGAGGGTGTGCAGGCGTTTCGGCCGGGGGATCGTGTGGCTTCTAATGGTCCGCATGCGGAGATTGTGAGCGTTCCTGAGAATCTGTGTGCTCGGATTGTGGGGGAAACTGGCTTTGACCATGCGTCGTTTGCGGTGCTGGGGGCGATTGCTTTGCAAGGCGTGCGGCTTTCACGGCTTGTATTGGGCGAAACGGCGTTTGTCGTGGGACTGGGGTTGGTGGGACAGCTCACCGTTGCTTTACTGCGGGCAGCGGGTTGTCGCGTGATTGGGACCGACCCCGAGGCATCGAAATGCGAGCTGGCTAAACAGATGGGTTGTGAAATTGCCTTACCGAACGTCAGCGGCGAAGACGTTGAGGCGGCGACTGGTGGCCTTGGCGCGGATGCGGTATTGATCACGGCGTCCACGGCTTCGAACGGCCCGGTGAACCTAGCGGCGGCCGCTGTGCGGCAAAAAGGCCGGGTTGTGGCCGTTGGCGCAGTCGGTTTGGAATTGGATCGTCGGCCGTTTTATTTCAAGGAAGCTGAATTCGTCGTGTCGTGTTCGTATGGCCCGGGCCGTTATGACCCGGATTATGAGGATCGCAACCGCGATTATCCGGCTGCTTATGTGCGCTGGACCGAACAGCGGAATATGCAAGCAGTATTGGATCTGATGGGCAATGGTCGACTGGATGTCTCTTCGTTGATTTCCCATCGCTTTCCGATCGAACGCGCGGGCGACGCGTATGATCTCATCGAAAGTGGTGCGGAACCGTACGTCGGTATCCTTCTCGAATATCCTCAACACAAAAACAGTGAACCTCGGCGGCGGGTTGAATTGCGGTCGCCGTCGCGCAATGGCAAATTACCGATTGGCGTGCTGGGAGCGGGGAACTTTGCCCGCACGGTGCTGCTGCCGGCATTGCAGAAATGCAAACAATTGGAACCGGCTGTGCTTTGCTCCGCCGGTGGGGTTTCTGCTCAAAGTGCGGGCAAACGGTTTTGTTTTGCGACGGCGACGACAGATGCGGAAGCGATATTCGAAGACGAACGTCTGAAAGCGGTTCTGTGTATTACGCCGCACGACCAACACGCCGAGCAAGTCATCCGAGCAATCCGCTCAAATAAACATGTTTTCGTCGAAAAACCATTGTGTCTTACGGAGCAAGACCTACTCGACATCGAAGAGACTCTGGCGGATACCGTCGATGCTCCGCCAATCGTAGCAGTTGGATTCAACCGCCGTTTTGCCCCGGCTGTGACCCAAATCAAAGAGTTTTTCACCCATGTTGACGCGCCGCTAACCGTCAGTGTCCGGTTTAATGCCGGGCCGTTACCGGCTGATCATTGGAGTCAAGATGAAGAGACTGCCGGGGGACGAATCATCGGCGAAGCGTGCCACGCGATCGACTTGGCCACATTTTTAACCGGTTCACCTCCGGTACGTGTCTTCGCCGAAGCGATCGGTGGTCCGACGGCCCCACAGGTTCGCGATGATCAATGCTTTATCACACTGCGCCACGCCAATGGTTCGATTTCCAACGTGGCTTATTTGTCAGGCGGCGACCGGAGCTTTCCGAAGGAGCGGGTTGAGGTATTTGGCAGTGGCCAGATTGCCGTACTGGATGATTTCCGCTCAGTGACGACATGCAAGGGCGGACGCACACGCCGCCAAAAGTTCAGTGGCCAAGACAAAGGTCACGTCGCACAAATCCAAGCCTTCGCAGCTGCCATCTCGGGGACGGCCACTCCACCGATTCCGTGGGAAGACATTCGCGCGGTGTCGCTAGCGTCGATCCTGGCGGTGCAGAGTTTGCGTGAAGGGGTTCCGTTTGATGTTATTTGA
- a CDS encoding glycosyltransferase family 4 protein, protein MKILFFTHYFPPEVNAPATRTFEHCRLWAAAGHDVTVVTCAPNCPDGVVYEGYRNALWPQYEEVDGIRVVRVWTLLAANAGTLRRILNFLSYLCSAVFVSFRLSRPDVVIATSPQFFCGWAGVFVSWIKRRPFVLEIRDIWPESIAAVGALKSRPLLRFLEFLERRLYLAADHIVAVGDGYRKKILEKAAVGDRVSVITNGVDPRRFVPGPPDARFLHIWDLEEKFVCSYIGTIGMAHGLEVVIDAADMLRQNGRSDVCFLLVGDGARRAELEQEVQQRGLQRQVIFAGRQPREEVPRILASSNACLIHLKECDLFETVIPSKIFETMAMGRPIIMGVKGQAREIVLEADAGLAMQPGSAQALVKCVEQISGDPELAQQLGHAARAFVTEHYSRPQLASRFLRQLHAVTGIEEKVSVEEIPTAAPTPVQTSATHV, encoded by the coding sequence ATGAAGATTCTGTTTTTCACCCATTATTTTCCGCCTGAGGTCAATGCGCCGGCGACGCGGACGTTTGAGCATTGTCGGTTATGGGCGGCGGCGGGGCATGATGTGACTGTTGTGACGTGCGCTCCGAATTGCCCCGACGGCGTCGTTTACGAAGGGTATCGCAACGCGCTTTGGCCACAATACGAAGAGGTCGACGGTATCCGGGTGGTGCGGGTTTGGACGTTGTTGGCGGCCAATGCGGGAACCTTGCGGCGGATTTTGAATTTCTTGTCCTACTTGTGCAGCGCGGTGTTTGTTTCCTTCCGACTTTCACGGCCAGACGTCGTCATTGCGACTTCGCCTCAGTTTTTCTGCGGGTGGGCGGGTGTGTTCGTCTCGTGGATCAAACGCCGACCGTTTGTCCTGGAAATTCGCGACATTTGGCCGGAATCCATCGCAGCCGTTGGAGCCCTAAAGAGCCGGCCGTTGTTACGTTTTCTTGAGTTTTTGGAACGACGTTTGTATCTCGCCGCCGACCATATTGTCGCTGTCGGGGACGGTTATCGCAAAAAGATTCTGGAGAAAGCGGCAGTCGGCGATCGTGTGTCTGTGATCACAAATGGCGTCGATCCTCGCCGTTTTGTTCCTGGCCCACCTGACGCACGGTTCTTGCATATCTGGGATTTAGAGGAGAAATTTGTCTGTTCGTACATTGGTACGATAGGTATGGCCCATGGCCTGGAGGTCGTGATCGATGCGGCAGACATGCTTCGACAAAATGGGCGGAGTGACGTCTGTTTTCTCCTGGTCGGTGACGGAGCGCGACGTGCAGAGCTTGAACAAGAGGTGCAACAGCGCGGCTTGCAACGCCAAGTGATTTTCGCGGGACGCCAGCCGCGTGAAGAGGTCCCGCGGATATTGGCAAGTTCAAATGCCTGTCTCATTCACCTGAAGGAATGCGACCTGTTTGAAACGGTGATCCCTTCAAAGATTTTTGAAACGATGGCGATGGGTCGCCCGATCATCATGGGGGTCAAAGGGCAAGCGCGAGAGATTGTTCTCGAGGCCGACGCTGGGCTGGCGATGCAGCCCGGGTCCGCGCAAGCACTGGTCAAATGCGTCGAGCAGATTTCAGGCGATCCAGAGCTGGCACAACAATTGGGCCATGCTGCGCGGGCCTTTGTCACCGAGCATTATTCACGCCCACAACTGGCGTCGCGGTTCCTGCGGCAATTACACGCTGTCACCGGTATTGAAGAAAAGGTGTCCGTCGAAGAGATTCCCACAGCAGCGCCAACGCCTGTCCAAACATCAGCGACACACGTCTGA
- a CDS encoding heparinase II/III family protein, whose amino-acid sequence MPQTSYPPLSSEIIDYQRIAPIAMREGLEGPPVLEFMHGSHHLIRSAVRWCYLLRYHRPQQFGNRLLMKGRRSMARLRQSGVSVHEGEQTPAIRDDLAGLQSMSRHKQSGRQTSDSAQNANRVAGDRYRFLNLEAVLPDPIDWRLEKHPHLCHLWRFHLHYHEFLLDLATHSPNMPSDCGMFRCWEIAKRWIGTNQLSDVRVVDDAWHPFCISRRLPVWITLFCTSPPPPEDRDLILRSMAAQALYLEQHLERDLGGNHLLENAKALALCGAFFEGEEAEQWLSKADVILRYELDCQILPHGEHFERSPMYHAQMLEAVLDVREAVKRVRPALAQRCSNAAEKMADFLSVIVHPDGDIPLLADSCLGETAACESLIAHANESHQTSPLKQQHKTGARKIGDYWTWRDEADYLLFDRGPVGANDLPAHAHGDLLNLEASLNGHRVIVDSGVFSYGDDAMRRYSRSTAAHNVLQIDDCDQCDMWSKFRMGYRGWPGHLTSGTRDGIDWAHASHNAYRRLGVPRIDRWVICRQAGGWFVVDQAHGTKRHTLTNRLHLHADVIAVQESESTVRLIVNSDEYILASLTPGNLRITEGWFCPEFGKRIPAPVVEWSTNAALPAVSGWSLTKFGSEIQAEMESTDNGTILLNGIDAVANETWCLELLDSTVNCRQLVDS is encoded by the coding sequence ATGCCTCAAACTAGCTACCCACCACTAAGCTCAGAAATCATCGACTACCAGCGCATTGCTCCTATCGCCATGCGTGAAGGCCTGGAGGGACCGCCGGTCCTAGAGTTCATGCACGGAAGCCATCACCTGATCCGCAGTGCGGTACGTTGGTGCTATTTGTTACGCTACCATCGACCTCAGCAGTTCGGCAATCGGCTGCTCATGAAAGGCCGGCGATCGATGGCGCGCCTCAGGCAAAGTGGGGTCTCCGTCCATGAGGGAGAACAAACTCCCGCAATTCGGGATGACCTCGCCGGTTTGCAAAGCATGAGCCGGCATAAACAAAGTGGCCGACAAACAAGCGATTCCGCACAAAACGCCAACCGCGTTGCAGGGGACCGTTATCGTTTCCTCAACCTGGAAGCTGTGCTCCCCGATCCAATCGACTGGCGCCTGGAAAAGCATCCGCACCTATGCCATCTCTGGCGTTTTCATCTGCACTATCATGAGTTTTTGCTCGACTTGGCAACGCATTCACCAAATATGCCGTCCGATTGTGGAATGTTTCGCTGCTGGGAAATTGCCAAGCGTTGGATTGGAACCAATCAGCTGAGCGATGTGCGTGTTGTGGATGATGCGTGGCATCCCTTCTGCATTTCTCGCAGACTGCCGGTTTGGATCACGCTGTTTTGTACCAGTCCGCCACCACCAGAGGATCGGGATCTGATCCTGCGCAGCATGGCTGCCCAAGCACTGTACCTGGAACAGCATCTAGAGCGGGATCTGGGTGGTAATCACTTGCTGGAGAACGCTAAAGCATTGGCACTCTGCGGTGCCTTTTTTGAAGGTGAGGAAGCCGAACAGTGGCTCAGCAAGGCCGATGTCATCCTGCGGTACGAATTAGATTGTCAAATCTTGCCGCATGGAGAACATTTCGAGCGATCACCCATGTATCATGCGCAAATGCTCGAAGCGGTGCTCGACGTAAGAGAGGCAGTCAAAAGAGTTCGGCCCGCGTTGGCGCAGCGTTGCTCGAACGCGGCTGAAAAGATGGCTGATTTTTTGAGCGTAATCGTGCATCCCGACGGCGACATTCCGCTGTTGGCGGATTCATGCCTGGGCGAAACAGCCGCTTGTGAAAGTTTGATTGCACACGCAAATGAAAGCCATCAGACATCGCCGCTGAAGCAACAACACAAGACTGGCGCACGGAAGATCGGCGATTACTGGACGTGGCGTGACGAAGCCGACTACCTGTTATTTGATAGAGGTCCGGTCGGAGCCAACGACCTGCCGGCGCATGCACATGGCGACCTATTAAATCTCGAAGCGTCACTGAACGGTCATCGGGTTATCGTTGATAGCGGCGTGTTCAGTTATGGCGACGATGCCATGCGAAGGTATAGTCGCTCGACAGCAGCGCATAACGTCCTGCAGATCGACGATTGCGATCAATGCGACATGTGGTCAAAGTTTCGTATGGGCTATCGCGGCTGGCCGGGACATCTCACGTCGGGGACGCGCGATGGTATTGACTGGGCGCACGCCTCGCACAACGCGTATCGCAGATTGGGCGTCCCACGAATTGACCGCTGGGTCATTTGTCGGCAGGCCGGTGGATGGTTCGTGGTCGATCAAGCACACGGCACGAAGCGGCACACCTTAACCAACCGCTTGCACCTCCATGCCGACGTGATTGCCGTACAAGAATCCGAAAGCACGGTGCGACTGATTGTGAACTCCGACGAGTACATCCTGGCTTCACTCACACCGGGCAACTTGCGGATAACAGAAGGATGGTTTTGCCCGGAGTTTGGTAAACGTATCCCGGCCCCTGTGGTGGAGTGGTCGACGAACGCCGCGTTACCGGCGGTATCTGGATGGTCTTTGACGAAGTTTGGCTCAGAGATTCAAGCAGAGATGGAATCGACCGACAACGGCACAATTTTACTCAATGGAATCGACGCCGTCGCCAACGAAACTTGGTGCCTTGAGCTTCTGGACAGCACGGTCAACTGTCGGCAACTTGTTGATTCATGA